AATATTGTGTTCAGTACATTTTATAAGTACATTAAGTGGCAGAGACAAACCGTTTATTTTTAAGCTTAAATACTTCAAAAGGAGCACAAAATGCTAACGACAGCACTACAGTATGCAGAAAAAGCTGAAAAACTCTGTGTTTTACCTGATGTTTATTTACGATTGCAAGAGATGATGGATGACGAGCAATCTACTTTAGCCGATATCGCTGGAATTATAGCGTTAGATCCTGCTTTAACATCTAAGTTGCTAAAAGTCGCTAATAGCGCGTTATTCAATTTTCCGCGTGAAATAGGCACTATTTCAAAAGCACTAGCTGTTTTGGGGATAAATGAAGTACGCAATTTAATTAATACTTATGGTGTTACTTCCGCTTTTGCAACGATTGATACCAGTATTATTGATATGGACAGGTTTTGGGAAGTGAGTGTCGATTGTGCTTTATTGTGTAAATACTTAGCCCAGAAAAAAAACATTAAAAATGCGAAAGGTTTATTTGTTTCTGGACTGTTACATAACATTGGCGAACTAGTCGTTATGCAAACGGATCCAAAGAAAGCGCAATATTGTCAAGATTATGATAAAAATGAAACGCCATGGCAGCGACAACAAGATGTTTTTGGTTTTACTTATGCTGATTGTAGTGCTGAATTATTAAACTTATGGCAATTACCTCAAAGCATAATCTCTCCCATTGAACAGTATCATCAAGCGTATAGTGAAGATAAAGATGAAGCTATTTCATTGCTCTATATCTGTACTCGATTGGCTTTATTAAATTCACACCCTGGTATGTATTCAAAAAAATCATTTGTTGGTCAACATATTATGGACGATTTAGGCATTACTTTTGATGACTTAGATGAAGCGGTAAATTTTTGTAATATTGAGGGTATGTCAATTTTGTCAGCGTTATCATTAAAAGCGTAGTTGCTAAGATAGTGCGATAATTAGTTAACAATTAATAAAATAAAAAGTTTACTTTATTAATTGTTAACGATATAGTGCAGGCGTTAATTATTCCCATCTAGTCTATTTAACCGATTATTTATAAAATCGTGTTTGCCTTTCCTTTTCACAGTTAGTCATCACCTAATTTATTAAGCTTAAATTATTGTCTGATTTTTCGAGTGTATCTCGTTAAAAAGTTGTTATTTTTCAAATAAAAAAGTTCCACTACACAATAATATAGCTTTTGTTCATGCGCTTTAGCGCACATTAAAAGAGTTTATTATGTCTTATACATACCAAGGTACGATCTATTCGATCGCATCACCGATTCAATCTATTTCTGTTAACAAAAATAATGTTGCAGTTACGGATAAAAACGGTACAAAACTAATTTCATTTACTAATGTAAATGAGTCAAAATCATTCTTAGCTTGGGTTTACCAAAGCTAAGAAACACCTACTTTAGCGGTTAAATAATACCCGTTTAAGCTTTGTTTTAACTGAACGCCAATGTGTAACAGGCTTGGTTGGCGCCAACGCTATCAAATGCTGCCATTGTTGTTCAGTTAATTGAACCTTTCCTCCATGTGCCAAAAGTACAGATTCTATATTTAATGCTCTAATCTTTAGTAAAGATTGAAGGTATCGTTTAGGATAAAAAACTGGGTAGGGTGGAATAAAAGCTCCGCGCACTTTTACCATTAAGTCGGCAACATAAATTTGATTACTTGCTTTATGGTGTAATGATATATCTCTGTCAGTATGGCCTTGAGTGAAATGTACCTGCCAATCTTCAAATCCAGGTAAAACTGATTGATCACTAAGATAAAAGTCAGGCGTTAGCTTGCTTGAGTAATAGAGGTGTTTTTTAGCTTTTTTCTGGCGACCCGCTACCCATAACGTTAATAGAATGTCGGTTAAGTGCATTAGTTTACCGTCAACACCTGAATACCACTGCCCAGGCACATTGGCTGCTGCTACCTTACTGCCATATTTTTTACGTAACAAATTCGCAGCACCAGCATGATCAGGGTGCATGTGTGTGACTACAATTAAGGCAATATCTGACATAGGTCGATTAAGGGTATTGTTTACAAAATCTTCTATAATGGCAATGTCAGCACGGCAGCAACCATCAAGTAATAAAAGTTTATCAGCGTACTCAGCTAGATAAAAATTTTGAATATATCCATTTAAGCAATGCAGTTTAATCATAAAAGGTACTTTAACGAGTGAGTAATGATTAAAATACCTTGTTATTGTTAAAACCTCAACAGGTAAGACCAGAGTTAGCTGATATGCGATGTCGTTATTCACGCTGTCAATAAGCCAATTGTTAAGTTTTATATTGCAATAGTTCATCTAGCCATTAAATAGTCCATATCATTCATAGTTTTTAGCCTTAGCAAATCATACAATAATGCTTCTAAACTATTGTTATTGGGATTTTTCTTGGAACTTTGGATTTACTTCACTTTACTTGCTGCTTTCATGCAGGCAATACGAACAGCAGGACAAAAGCAACTTACCCAACACCTCAATGCTATGGCAACAACAGGGGTGAGGTACATTTACGCTCTGCCTTTTGCATGGCTATATTTGTGGTGGGTTGCAGATTATCGTGCACTAGAGATACCTTCTTTAAACACACAATTCTTACAATACGCACTAATTGCCTGTGTTATGCAAATTATTGGAACGGTATGTTTAGTGGCAGCATTTAAGTATCGAAATTTTGCGGTAGCAACGAGCTTGGCTAAAACTGAAGCTATTCAGGTCGCTGTTGTTGGTGCTTTACTATTTTCAGCTAGTTTAAGTTATATGGGCTGGTTTTCAGTCATTATTGGTGTGGTTGGTATTTTGTTAGTCTCGAAAGTAAAGTTTACTTTTAAAGATGTACTGCAAAACCCCGGAGCAGGTTTTGGTTTAGCGTCAGGTTTGGGTTTAGCTATTACAACACTGCTTGTGCGAGAGTCTAGCTTGGCATTAAATAGCGACTTATTATTGAGCGCTGCTGTTACCTTAACTTTTATGATCACTGTGCAGTCTTTCATTTCCATCATCTACGTTTATTGCCAAGATAAGCAACAGATTACGAATATGTTTAACCAATGGCGTTTATGTTTATTTGTTGGTTTAACTAGTGTTATTGGCTCGATAGGTTGGTTTACTGCTATGAGTTTTCAACAGGCGGCTTATGTTAAGGCGTTAGGTCAAGTCGAGTTTTTTATTACCTTGTTTATAACATACCGTATTTTCAAAGAAAAAATATCGGCCACTGAATACTTAGGTATGTTGTTAATCGTGATAAGTGTTTTGGTGCTATTGCTGTGGGCATAGCTTTAAGCATAACTTTGCGCATAACTTTAAATATAACTTTGGCCATAGGTTTGAGCATAGATTTGCGTCTAATCTAATACATAACTGGAGGGATATAAGGCTTGGATTTTTCGTTCAGGCTTAATTAAATTCATCAAGAGGATAATTCTTAATTCAATTGGTATCACTATTTTGTTAAACTCTCGCGCAAAGACTCATGCACCATTTTCGCCATATAAATTTGGCACATTAACACTAATTACTAGCTTGGAAATAAAATGAAAATTACCGATAAAACCGTTGTTCAGTTTCATTACGTACTTAAAGATGAAGCCGGTGTTGAAATAGAAAACTCTTATGAAGGTAACCCTTTAGCCTACCTTCACGGTTACAAAAATATGTTAGTGGGTGTAGAAAATGCATTAGTAGGCAAAGAAACTGGCGATAAGTTTTCAGTAACTTTACAACCTGAAGAAGCATACGGCGAACGCCAAGAAGATGCCATTCAACGTGTGCCGGTAAAGCATATGCAAGGCTTACCTACGCCAAGTGCTAAATGGAAAGCAGGTATGACAGCTGTGGTAAATACAGATGGCGGTCAACGCCAAGTAACTGTTGTTAAAGCGGGTAAATTTATGGTGACTGTTGATATTAACCCACCACTAGCAGGTAAAGTGTTAACTTTTGATTTAGAAGTTGCAGATGTACGTGAAGCAACGTCTGAAGAAGTTGAACATGGTCATGCACATGGTGCAGGCGGACATCAGCACTAATTAGATAATGAGTGAAAACATAAAATAAACCGGCTTTAAGTCGGTTATTTTATGCGTAAAGTTAAAATTATACTTGTGCTCTAAAGTCGGCACTATTGGCATTTTAATTTGAAGTGTATAGATAAACGATGATATTGATGTGGAGTATGCTTGCTTAAAGCTTCCGTTTCGATCTAAAACTTCAATGACCGCTTTGGTGCAGGTGCCAGACACTAAAATGTTAGTGGCTACTTAATTCTTTAATATCGCTACAGCTAGTTAACCACCTTTCGAACACTTTTTTCACTTCAACTTTTGCGTACATTAGCGGCTTTCACAGGCGTAAAGTTTTGTAAATTACCTGAAAGTACACAAATTGATTTGTATAGTGACCTCGATATTCAACATTATTCTTTCAATGAAGGTTAGGTTTACTATGATAAAAGTTATCATCGCGTTAGTGTTATCAGGTTTTACTTTTCTACAAGTGGCTAACGCTGCTGATCAACTTACTGCAACCATTATTGGCTCTGGCTCGCCTATTTATAATGAAAAACGTGCCAGTGCTAGCACCTTAATTTCAGCAGGTAATACACATATTTTAGTTGATATGGGTAATGGTACACAGGCTAATTTGAATAAATTAGGGGTTGACCCTCGGAACTTAACAGCATTAGTTTTTACTCATCATCACCTTGATCATAACGAAGAGTTTGTACCTATGTTTATTCGTTCGCTGTTAGGGCGGGGTACCTTTTCTATTATTGGACCTCCTAATACCGTTAAGTTTACTGAAGCAAATTTAACATTGTATGACGAAGATATTTCATATCGCTTAAGCAAAACTCAACGCACGGTTGCTGAAAGGCAAAAAGCCTTTGAAGTAAAAGATTTAACCGGTGGAGAGTCATTTAAGATTGGCGATATTATTGTCACCACCTTGAAGGTACCACATACCATTTATACCCTTGCTTATCGCTTTGACTATCATGATCAATCTGTTGTTATTACAGGTGATCTTACTTATTCCGATGAGTTACCAATGCTTGCTAAAAATGCCGACTTTATGATTATTGATTCGGGTGGCATGATTATGAAAGATGGGCGTCGCAAGAGTAACAATAAAAACAAAAAAGGCAGTAAAGCGACTAAAAATGGTAGCAATAACAAAAGCAGGGTGTCGAAAGGTCATGCGCACCTTAACTTAGCAGATTCTAGCCGTATGGCTGACAAAGCTAACGTAAAAAATTTAGTTTATACACACTTTAATTCGACTACCGTTGATACTGTTGCCAGTTTGGAAGAAATTAAAAAGAATTACCGCGGTAATGTTATTTTTTCTGAAGACTTAATGGTGCTCACAAAAGCTATTGCTTCGAACTCGAACTTAACTTCAATAACGCACAATGTCACTAGCAGTTATGCCATTGTTGATACAGGACAGAGGCTAGCTTATAGCAACAATGATGTTATTTCATTACCCACTGCTAGCGAAAAGTTTTTCGGACAAGATGCTAGTTTTATTATTAATGCGCCGTCTTATACCGACAATCGTGATGGCACTATTACCGATAACATTACTGGCTTGACTTGGCAAAAAGAGATGGGTGATAAGTTAACTTTTGAAGCGGCAAAAAAACAAGTTCAGGAGATAAGGTTAGCAGGTTATAGCGACTGGCGTTTACCAACAATTAAAGAGCTTTATTCGTTAATTCAATTTTCAGGTAGTGTGAAAGGAGACAAAGCCCTTTATCCGTTTATTGATACCACCTACTTTAACCAACCTATTGGTGATACTCACTCTGGAGAGCGAGAAATTGACGCGCAAACTTGGTCGAGTACTGAATATGTCGGTAAAACCATGAGCAATGACGATACGGTTTTTGGTGTGAATTTTGTTGATGGTCGTATTAAGGGGTATCCAAAATATAACCCGCGTACGAATGACGCTAATAAAATGTATTTTAGGTTAGTAAGAGGCAACACCGACTACGGTAAAAATAATTTTGTAGATAATGGCGATGGAACTGTCTCAGATCGCGCAACCGAATTAATGTGGCAACAAGTAGATAGTAATAATGGGTTAAATTGGCAAGCGGCGTTGCAACACGCACAGCAGTCGACATTAGGTGGTTACAATGACTGGCGCTTACCTAACGCGAAAGAGCTACAAAGCATTGTTGACTATACACGATCACCTGAAACATCAAATTCCGCAGCGATTGATCCTATTTTTAAAGTCTCATTAATTGAGAATGAAGGCGGTGAACAGGATTATCCATACTATTGGAGTTCGACTACTCACCTTGATGGACCAGTCCCAGAAGCAGGTGCTGTTTATATTGCT
The Colwellia sp. Arc7-D genome window above contains:
- a CDS encoding HDOD domain-containing protein encodes the protein MLTTALQYAEKAEKLCVLPDVYLRLQEMMDDEQSTLADIAGIIALDPALTSKLLKVANSALFNFPREIGTISKALAVLGINEVRNLINTYGVTSAFATIDTSIIDMDRFWEVSVDCALLCKYLAQKKNIKNAKGLFVSGLLHNIGELVVMQTDPKKAQYCQDYDKNETPWQRQQDVFGFTYADCSAELLNLWQLPQSIISPIEQYHQAYSEDKDEAISLLYICTRLALLNSHPGMYSKKSFVGQHIMDDLGITFDDLDEAVNFCNIEGMSILSALSLKA
- a CDS encoding MBL fold metallo-hydrolase produces the protein MKLHCLNGYIQNFYLAEYADKLLLLDGCCRADIAIIEDFVNNTLNRPMSDIALIVVTHMHPDHAGAANLLRKKYGSKVAAANVPGQWYSGVDGKLMHLTDILLTLWVAGRQKKAKKHLYYSSKLTPDFYLSDQSVLPGFEDWQVHFTQGHTDRDISLHHKASNQIYVADLMVKVRGAFIPPYPVFYPKRYLQSLLKIRALNIESVLLAHGGKVQLTEQQWQHLIALAPTKPVTHWRSVKTKLKRVLFNR
- a CDS encoding DMT family transporter, whose product is MELWIYFTLLAAFMQAIRTAGQKQLTQHLNAMATTGVRYIYALPFAWLYLWWVADYRALEIPSLNTQFLQYALIACVMQIIGTVCLVAAFKYRNFAVATSLAKTEAIQVAVVGALLFSASLSYMGWFSVIIGVVGILLVSKVKFTFKDVLQNPGAGFGLASGLGLAITTLLVRESSLALNSDLLLSAAVTLTFMITVQSFISIIYVYCQDKQQITNMFNQWRLCLFVGLTSVIGSIGWFTAMSFQQAAYVKALGQVEFFITLFITYRIFKEKISATEYLGMLLIVISVLVLLLWA
- a CDS encoding peptidylprolyl isomerase; translation: MKITDKTVVQFHYVLKDEAGVEIENSYEGNPLAYLHGYKNMLVGVENALVGKETGDKFSVTLQPEEAYGERQEDAIQRVPVKHMQGLPTPSAKWKAGMTAVVNTDGGQRQVTVVKAGKFMVTVDINPPLAGKVLTFDLEVADVREATSEEVEHGHAHGAGGHQH
- a CDS encoding DUF1566 domain-containing protein, which encodes MIKVIIALVLSGFTFLQVANAADQLTATIIGSGSPIYNEKRASASTLISAGNTHILVDMGNGTQANLNKLGVDPRNLTALVFTHHHLDHNEEFVPMFIRSLLGRGTFSIIGPPNTVKFTEANLTLYDEDISYRLSKTQRTVAERQKAFEVKDLTGGESFKIGDIIVTTLKVPHTIYTLAYRFDYHDQSVVITGDLTYSDELPMLAKNADFMIIDSGGMIMKDGRRKSNNKNKKGSKATKNGSNNKSRVSKGHAHLNLADSSRMADKANVKNLVYTHFNSTTVDTVASLEEIKKNYRGNVIFSEDLMVLTKAIASNSNLTSITHNVTSSYAIVDTGQRLAYSNNDVISLPTASEKFFGQDASFIINAPSYTDNRDGTITDNITGLTWQKEMGDKLTFEAAKKQVQEIRLAGYSDWRLPTIKELYSLIQFSGSVKGDKALYPFIDTTYFNQPIGDTHSGEREIDAQTWSSTEYVGKTMSNDDTVFGVNFVDGRIKGYPKYNPRTNDANKMYFRLVRGNTDYGKNNFVDNGDGTVSDRATELMWQQVDSNNGLNWQAALQHAQQSTLGGYNDWRLPNAKELQSIVDYTRSPETSNSAAIDPIFKVSLIENEGGEQDYPYYWSSTTHLDGPVPEAGAVYIAFGKALGEMRGKTMDVHGAGAQRSDPKTGEPMSRGPQGDMIRVENYVRLVRGGNVNIATGELTELRSEYGEISLVQKNSPEINAFEAKSTSNKFINRFDKNSDGKVELSEFKAGKQRFSHFDKNNDGYISPDEAPSGPPKKSR